Sequence from the Arvicola amphibius chromosome 3, mArvAmp1.2, whole genome shotgun sequence genome:
GCTCTGGGGGCCTCGGTGTTCAGAAGACATGGCTACTCTGGCCAAGATCCTGGGCTTCTCCCGAAGGATCAGTcagattgtctgtctgtctgtctgactgtcttcTCTTGTCTCCCTGTCTTCCTGGAGCATTTTCTCCACTCTCACGACTGTCCTTTCATTCCCtcttatctttcttcttccctttttcttaatTCTCTAGTGTCCTTTTAGTCAGGGATccactttaaatattaaatacgACTCTCAGGAGAATCAGACGTCTGAGGAGATTCTGACCTATGCAGCAAAACCGTTCTCCTCCAAATAAAGGCtgaaaaaagggaagagaagacaaagCTTTGCTGACTCAATTACCCAGGGCCCTAGTACCCTGGTCAGGGCTCTTGCCCCAAGAAGAGTCTCTAGGGAGCAGAAGGCCAGCCCAGGCCTACGTCAGCCAGCTGCCCAGGATATCTTGGTCCGGACCTGTCACCTAGAGATCTCTTCTGATGATCTGGAAGATTGGAGATGTTGAGGTCTCTTCAGGAGGATTAACCCCAAacctaatgaaaataaaaattagcagaAAATAAATGGACTGAAGAAATGCTGAGATAAAAACCCAGGTTAGCCAGAACAAtgctgtgcaataaaagaacttctggaggcatcacaatccctgacttcaaactcttctacagagctacagtactgaaaacagcctggtattggcataaaaacagacaggaggaccaatagaactgaaccgaagacctggatattaatttacacatctttgaacacctaatttttgacaaagatgcaaaaaatatcaaatggaaaaaagaaagcatatttcacaaatggtgctggcataactagatatcaacatgtagaaaaatgaaaatagatccatatatatcactatgcacaaaactcaagtccaaatggatcaaagacctcaccataattccaaacacactgaacctcatagaagagaaagtgggaagtacccttgaacgtattggcacaggagaccacttcctaaatataaggccagtagcacagacactgagagaaacaattaatatatgggacctcctgaaactgagaagcttctgtaaagcaaaaaacatggtcaacaagacgaaacaacagcctacagaatggaaaagatcttcaccaaccccacatcagacagcggtctggtctccaaaatatacaaagaactcaataaattggacaccaaaagaacaaataatccaataaaaatggaggacagacctaaacagagaacaggAAAGCACCATAAAAGGAATAATTAAATTGCCTTTTGACAGGTGGttgtggctcaggcctttaatcccaggatttgggaggtggaagtgaacagatctctgagatcaaggccagcctggtctgcagggtGAGTTCTGGAACAGGCATAGTTACACGGataaaccttgtctctaaaaatcaggaaagaaatgtccttttttatatgtaaaaagttatcaaacttttattaaaattgaagttcaaacattttaaacttcaattttaaaaaaattaaaaaaaattcagaggatCAATATTGAGCACAGTATTGAGCTTGCCTTTCTGTGATAGCTTTGACTTCTTCTCCAATAATTAAATGTTGGGATATTTCCCTATCTCTAGCTATAGTCCAAtgttcaataatcttagcctATGTAATTATGTAACTATGTGTCAttatggctgtcctggatctcaccctatagacaaggctggctttgatctcagaggtctgcccacttctgcctcccaaatgctgggattaaaggcgtgagtaaCAACTAACTGGAAACTGTCATttggcctagagctcacagagctctgcctgcctctcctctggagtgctgggattaaaggcctgtgatacCACGCCCAGCTCAGATTCTGTTATTCTAATGTGTGCTTTTCACACGTGGGGAtcaaatgtccatttcttttgacCTATGTTTTGATTTGACTTTAAATTCTGACATTGGCATTGCCAGTCCCAAACTTGTTtagcttaattttatttcagtaatTCCTTTGAGTTGAAAGACTTTGGAGCACCTTAGCATTACTGCACCCCCCTTCCTGGGAACCAGGGGACCCTGGTAACCAACCACGCGTGCACTGGAGCTTTGAgttctttctgtcccctttgtAGTCTTTCTTCAATATACCCAGActctggaactggggtgagaCGACCTGCAGATAACCTGCAAGTCTTCCTCCTTATATCCGCCATAGCACTGATCAattagagtacagacctaaacagagaactctcaacagaggaatctaaaatggctgaaagacacttaagaaaatgttcaacattcttagtcatcagagaaatgcaaatcaaaacatctctgagattcaatcttacacctgtaagaatgaccaagatcgaAAACACTAATGagaatttatgctggagaggatgtgaggaaaaggtaacactcctgcattgctggtgggaatgcaagctggtacagcccctttgtatgtcagtgtggcaatttctcagaaaattaggaaacaaccttcctcaagacccagtaaaaccacttttgggtatctatccaaaggaagctcaattgtgccacaaggacacctgctcaactatgttcatagaagcattgtttgtcatagccagaacctgaaaacaacctaaatgcccctccactgaggaatggataaaaaaatgtggttcatttacactcTGGCTATAGTCCAAtgttcaataatcttagcctATGTAACTATGTAACTATGTGTCAttatggctgtcctggatctcaccctatagacaaggctggctttgatctcagagatctgcccacttctgcctcccaaatgctgggattaaaggcgtgagtaaCAACTAACTGGAAACTGTCATttggcctagagctcacagagctctgcctgcctctcctctggagtgctgggattaaaggcctgtgacaccACGCCCAGCTCAGATTCCGTTATTCTAAAATGTGCTTTTCACATGTGGGGATCAAATGTTCTGGAGTTCTacacggcagaaaaaaaaataatgacatcttgcatTTTGCTGGCCTATGGATGatgctagaaaacatcattttgggtgaggtaacccagacccagaaagacaattatcacatgtactcactcagaagtggttcttaaacataaagtaaagaaaaccagccaacaaatcacaatctcagagaacccagacaacaatgaggaccctaagagagacataaatgaatttaatctacatggatagtagaaaaagacaagatctcctaagtaaatgtAGAActtggagaccttgggagagggttgaaggagaggggagaggaaggaagaagagcagtgaaaaatgtatagctcaataaaaatcaaaaaaattaaaagaaaaaaatactgagctAAAGACAATTCAAGTTCAAATCAAAAGACTGGTAAAGAGACACATTATTTGAACTCAGGTGGAGAAAACCAGGTTTTACAGTAAGTGAGCCACGGTGACATTCACCTTAACCCTGGCACTTGCGGGTTGGCGGCAAgaacatcaggagttcaaggttgttCTTAGATCCAAACTGAACTCCAAGTCATCCTGAGTGCATGGGAAATAGGTCATTTACTCATCCATTCAAGGAACTTCATGAATTAAAATcgaagaaaaacaatacaaatgacaaactaaGATTTCAAATCAACTGTCAGAACAGAAAAACCTAACCTCACTAGCGGTGAGCAGAGAGGAAAGCTGACTTCTCTGAAAAGATGAGCAGGACACAGGCCTCAGACCCTAGCATGACTGACTCCATgctggaagtaccattcaggctgtGAGAattcagcacccacacggcaccACCTGCCCAAACCACAATAGTGACCATCATTGTGGGAACATCtttaaatgtactaaccttgcctttttctttcttttttaaacttctgtAGTTTTATTTCTGGCTAACTATTCTTGATAACTGAGgtatgtcaacccagaacatggtttttgtCTTTACAAGGTCACCCTAGAAATGCTCACATCCATACTTGGATCCCGGCACCCAGTGTAGCCGCTGGCAgtctaataaagactttcttcaGTTTGCTTAAACCCATGTCCCTGCAGTCTTCTCAGCTGGTTACCTACCAATATTTCTGGAGGCCTCAGAAAGTTCCTCAGAGAAGAGACCTCGAGGCACCAGGGGTCTCAGATCCTTTATAGTAGGGAAGAGTGTGGTGGTCAAGGAGATCCTGGGGTGTGTAGCTGGAGATGTTCCAGACCCCAGGGTTCCCTCTGACCAATCACTGCCTAACACTTTGCAGGACCGTGACAAGGCTACTcctgaaagaaaacacattagCCTCCTCCCCAAAAGATACACAATAGGAAAATGTAATCCCAATTGacttaaagtttaaaaatcaaaaatctgGAAATTTCATAAGATAGATTCTAGCCTTAATCAATCCCAGAGAGAAGTGAGCTAGGATGGCTAGTTAAGCTTCCACCCGCGCCCCACCCCCTTCGTTTGGTCCGCATTTTATGTGGGATAAGAACTAACTGGGCAGTCATGTCAACTCCTTGACTGACAAAACTCCTTGTGACTATGGACAGCCCAGGTTAATGTTGCCCCACAATAATGTGACCTAAATGCCATCGACATGAGGAGGAGACACAAATGAACCACAGATAAAGCTGACAGGCTCTCATATGAACCTTTGGTACTCGTCATtttcacagaaagacaaacatccaaAAGTGGTCGAACAGAGATGACTTACCCCATGGCACCGAATGGAGGCTTGGCAGAAGACAGGGCAGCAAGGGATAGCAGCTttctccagtgagactccactggcTTTGAAGTTGGTGCCTGAGCGCTCCCTCTTTTATACCTAGGAAGATGGGAGGTACTCAGTGCTTGACCACCCACTAAGGGTCCCGCCTATCGCTGACCACACCCCTCCTCTAGCCCTGCCCTACTCGCTTTAAAAGTATAGCATGCCAATGTGAGACATagcaaatgatggaggactctcataaagaaactgccttggtgtttttatagggcaggatttaggtgggtggagtagacagacaggatgctgggggtgaggcagatgcctcgggcagtcgccatgactctcctctccgagatggatgcaggctagaatcttcccggtaacccacccctcgtggtgctactcagattactaaatatgggttattcaagatatgagaattagacaataagaggctgaaactaatgggtcaggcaatgtttaaatgaatacagtttgtgtgttgttatttcggggcataagctagccaggcgactgggagccaggcaggagtgCAGCCCACTGCTTCCagtcactacagaatggcacccagacgtggataactaaatccacagaaagcctgagaaagcttgggaaagaatagagtaaagcatgttttctcgggtttggctctgcttgctagaggtaagcaagcgctctcatctaagagaggcttcctgactcagctttagctgcaaaaaccctgcagctcttttaagaggtcctgctacaaaacacttaaacagtgttgatgaaaagctggacacatgcttttcggttttcagccgtagcaggaaaaaagctgtgccattttaaaatgccagctttctgggccgtcctgccagtgcaaactgactctttcaggcaggcagtgtGTCTGAacgtggtctgtgagcagaatgttgcagctttcttgctggcagggaccttgaaacaccatagagttgtggcaataaaaatggctacagctggtacctcagccatgaggctgaaaagctaaggaatgggctggatctagctgtcaaagccacggctttagtcctaccgatattgcttaGTAAGTTAAAGACTCACATGGCCACCAAAAGAGAGATATAcggtaaaagaaagattcaaagtcgaagaaaatgtctaaatggtttacaatgtatttaaaatatatgcaggctaaaggttaaagttcttagggtaaaaaaggaagaaagaaagtagttgggtgtggttgtacacacctttaatcccaacactcgggaggcagaggtagattgacctctgtgactgcaaggtgtggtagcacacgcctttaatcccaatgcctctccggaggcagagacaggctgatctctgtgagttcaaggtgttgtagcacacaccttttatccctgcactggggaggcagaggcaggtgcatctctgtgagttcaaggacagcctggtctacagagttacagAGTTAATGATTAGCTTTGGACGACAAACTGCACAGAATAATTTCAAGGTGGCTatctgagatgatccagcctaacagactgctctagccaggacttggGGCCAGCCCTGAACAATCCTATTacacagagttacacagagattagaaaaaaatggaacagttacctctcccaggacttgacaattaactcagagttttcttttaaggatcccctaaagatgcagTCACCcacagagagcaggaagtaaatttaagattaCAAGCCCACATTCTCAAGTGTGGGGTGGGTGAACTTTGTTTGttaaatggattatggatgtgtGTTATTGTTTAGAGTATTAGTggcaagttgttatggataatggtcaggaaaaagctaaacaaaggagaataTATTCAAGGTTataatttggaaaagaaataagaggatatagatatgataggataaaagggtagatttttGAATCCACTCTGAAAAAAAGAgaggatataaatatgataatatgaaatggtagattattgaatctacctTTAAAAAGAAGCTATGAGTTTTAATGTTTCACATTGGATTGACTTTTGTATTATTATACACAAATTTTGTATTAttgaaatgaatctttttttttttttttttttttttttttttttttttttttttttttttttttttttggtttttcgagacagggtttctctgtggctttggagcctgtcctggaactagctcttgtagaccaggctggtctcgaactcacagagatccgcctgcctctgcctcccgagtgctgggattaaaggcgtgcgccaccaccgcccggctgaaatgaATCTTTAAcaacatactgtatatacatttctactcttgttcaaggtattatatgtatataactcATTAAACAACGTAATGTAAATTTATAGTCCTTAAAACTTATTATTACCAACtttttagaataataataaaatacaggttaatattCAATAACGTAGTATAATTAACTTTTAgccacattaggtatgttttcagggtcagacaaagatacattttagatagacaggtcatcttgaAACATTTCatagatctacagaatatggtatttaagatcttttaataacctaggttcctctattttttgaaaatgtgacATGCCTACTCCTGGCATCAACAATTTATTCAGAGAAGATAATTTGCATCGAAGAAATTCAACATGGACCTTTTCTTTGTAGCAAAAGTAAGCCATTGCACAAGAAAACGTCCTTGTCTTGGCTGTTGATAGTATGCTGTCTAAACTgaacaaacaggacacaaaaaagCGACTGCCAATCATTGCCAAGACAAAGAGGGACAGTGCTTCAGAATGTGCTGCTTCTCAGAAAGGTCTATCAGATAtgttaggcctgtaggccaaagatgaagATGCCCCAATGTTTTTTTTCCCAGGTGTTAATTCAGTTTTATTAGCCAACTGGAAAACTAGACAATTCTCCAGTCCAGGGAGACATTAACTTAATCCTCTTCCTCATCATCACCAGTTCCAGCACCACCCTGGCCCTTCTTGGCATTCTTCCTCTTTACTCGGCCTGGTCGGCCACCACCATAAGGAGACTGGAAGGAGAAATCAATGTGCTTTTGGGAGTCCAGGCAAACAATGAAGGACGGGATGTTTACCAGCTGCTTGCGGACCCTGATGTGACACTGGCTGATGAGCACACGGGCATGGTTAATAGATTTAGCCAAACCCAACTTGAAGACCTGGGTCTGCACCCACCTCTCCAAGAAATCCTCAATCTTCAGGCCCAGGATGTAATCCAGATTCATCTTGCCATCATCCAGCACCCCAATGCGAACAAGTCGCCTCAGCAGAGCATTGCCCTCAAGAAGACGCCGTGGGTCCTTTTCATCCAGCATTAGCAGCTCTTGGGCAGCCTTGCGGATCTTGGCCAGGGTAAATTTGACTCTCCACACCTCATGCTTGTTCCAGAGCCCATATTCTCTGATGAGCTTCAGTTCCTGGTCGAGACGCGACTTCTCGAAGGGTCTCCTTGGGGTCACATAGGTCGTAACGACAAACGCAACTTCTGGCAAACTGCATGTTGGCGTCTCTAGACCTGCAGTGCCTAGGAGCTCACATCCGCGACcgagatgccccaatgttgcagaggaacttcagGTGACTTCTAgctagccagctgtttctgtcagtcacattcagagggtccagtttgattccCGTGCTAgttcagtcccaatccagctatatttggtgagctcccattagctcaggcacactgtttcagtgggtggaccaacaccccatggtcctgacttccttgcttatgttctccctccttctgctcttcaactggaccttgggagctcattccagtgctctgatgtgggtctctgtctctatctgcatCTGTCactggatggaggttctatggtgatattcaagatagtcatcagtctgactatgggacaaggccagttcaggcaccctatcctccactgcccagggttctagctggggtcatcctcgtggactcctgggaacccctccagagccaagcctctttgagataccatcttatacctgtcagaatggctaaaatcataaacaccaatgatagcctttgctggagaggatgtggagtaaggggaacactcatccattgctgatgggaatgtaaacttgtgcaaccactttggaaattcagtggcgatttctcaggaaatttggaatcaacctacctcaggatccagcaataccattcttgggaatatacccaagagatacccaatcatacgacaaaagcatttgtttaactatgtatatcagcattatttgtaatagccagaacttggaaacaacctagatgcccctcaatggaagaatggataaagtgtggaatatatacacattagagtgcTACTccgtggtaaaaaacaatgacatcttgaattttgaatgcaaatggatggaaatagaaaacactattctgggtgaggtaactcagacccaaaaagatgaatatggtatgtactcactcatatatGGACTCTAGCCACAAACCAAggtcattaagcctatagttcacaagcccagagaaggcaaataacaaggtgaacccaaagaaaaacatatatagatcctcctggaaattggaagcaaacaagattgcaggacaaaagttgtgagcatggagGTGTGATAGGGGTAGGGGTGAGGtttggagaaggggagagggggagaaggaagggagaagggaaagaccagctttgatttttaagtgagttcaTATTACTATTTGGtattagatatttatatataGGTACAGAGAATGTACAtatgaaattttaccctgcagatgacttgtcctcataagtcatattcctcTTTGTTCAgtgatcctttctggatagttatcttttcctctttaggcattcAAATGttcagggtctcttgactttctgaagatgtgtattttcctgcaaagacaggaacagaaccctgccccaacccttatgaggttttcttaccacctgtatgattgtcacctgtATGGATGATCTGTCATTTctgtctcaagaggtttctccttttcaaatcaaatctttattaattttgatggtatccatacaAATGTCGCCAAcgtggacaactacatccacataaaacccgagagagcttgggaagtaattctagacacaaaggaacagagttatgcatggcttcttggtagcaacattttctcaggtgggctctgtttgcttgaGGCAAGTacgtctcatttaagagaggtttcctgattcACCTTTAGTTGCAAAATCCTTGtagcccttttaagaggctctgccacaaagcacttaaatggtgtttatgaatagttGACAGCATGTTTCTTGAttgtggcagggaccttgaaactccatagagttgtgacaataaacatggctttCACCAGTGACTgtcatgaagctagactctcagaaaactaaggaatgtGGAGGATCctgctgtcaaagtcacggctttaatcctagccatattccttagcaaattaaagactcatggtgagaaaaagagagatatacagtaaagatagattcaggcggacaaaaaaaccctctaaacagtttacagtgtgtttaaaaatgtaagtaggcttaggagagaaaagaaaaaggataaagtccttaaaaaaagtagttgagtgtggtggcacacacctttaattgcagcactttggaggcagaggcaggcagatctctgtgagtttatggacagcctggtctacaagagctagttccaggacagccaaagatacacaaagaaaccctatctcaaaaaaacaaaaattaaaaataaaagaaatagagtttaaaataaatgtaaagatggaaaatacacagagaatctagatacTGTATGTTGTTCTGTTGTCCTTGAATTGTaggactgctgaggaaggagcaacagctgctaaaagacatttgattataaatactgctgaattaatccaacatgtattttgaaaatgccctgacttcaaaatttaagtcaagccgggcagtggtggtgcacgcctttaatcccagcactcgggaggcagaggcaggcggatctctgtgagtttgagaccagcctggtctacaagagctagctccaggacaggctctaaaagctgcagagaaaccctgtctcgaaaaactaaaaaaaaatttaagtcaaaagatatgttgctttggagaggaggttttgcttttgtttctataggaAATAAGAGGCCatagattcattctgggttaagaaaaatcaggcttgattaaggaagaccccgatcagaaatctctgataggagtggatggccaagatgatccaacatttcagaggacctctgttggagtttcctctgagttctacatcctgtcacttgtatttgtttaataaatgtccattggccagtagccaggcaggaggcggggaggccagaacaggagaattcagggaaaaggaaaggctcagtctgcagttgtcacccagacacagaggaagaaagatgagactgcatcactgataaaagataccaagccacatggctaacatacacaagaattttgggttaatttaagatgtaagagttaataataaacctgagttaataggccaatcagtttataactaatgtaaacgtctgtgtgtctctctgggaCTGAACAGTGGTGGGAATGGGCAGGATAGACACCTCCATCAACAGGTGCATACTATTAAGCTTGCTGTTCTGTGGGCAGCTGTGTCTCCATTTCTCTGGGAAACTGCATGGGAGTGAAGAAGTGACCACCCTAGTGTTTGTTATCCCAAGCAAAGGCTTCCACATGATTTTGACTGATGTCTGTTCCACAGTGTAGTAAATCTCTTCTCATTGTGGTGGGTTCTGTTCTTGTCCAAGTGAGCCTGGTACCTAGAGGGAGCCCTCAGACAAAGACTGACTTGCTGTCAGGCTctcaaatacaaaatgaaaacagggcCTTACTACTGTGTAAGCTTAAAACGCTTCTATCTTCTCATCCTGTGGCTGAATGAGAGAAGTAACTCGGCTGTGTCATGAATCCTTAAATGAAATTCCTCCGAGGttttagagatttgtttttaaCAGAGTTGGAAAGCTAATAGCATATTTATCACTTTGCTTCTACATTAGCCCTCACTCTATAGTTCCCATTGTGCAGATTCTGTCAATTGCATAGGACTATCCAATGAAACACAGGGGAACTGCTAAGGAGTCTCATCCCCTCACTGTCTAACAGTCCCTGAAGGATTGGGCATCTCTCTTTCTCCAATGCCCATTTGGCCTTGAACATTTCAGTATTTTTCCATTCCATTATGGAATGCCAAAGGAT
This genomic interval carries:
- the LOC119810416 gene encoding LOW QUALITY PROTEIN: 40S ribosomal protein S9-like (The sequence of the model RefSeq protein was modified relative to this genomic sequence to represent the inferred CDS: deleted 1 base in 1 codon), with amino-acid sequence MQFARSCVCRTTYVTPRRPFEKSRLDQELKLIREYGLWNKHEVWRVKFTLAKIRKAAQELLMLDEKDPRRLLEGNALLRRLVRIGVLDDGKMNLDYILGLKIEDFLERWVQTQVFKLGLAKSINHARVLISQCHIRVRKQLVNIPSFIVCLDSQKHIDFSFQSPYGGGRPGRVKRKNAKKGQGGAGTGDDEEED